The Sandaracinus amylolyticus genomic interval TGAGCACCGTGATCACGTCGAACGATCGATCGGGCAGATCGAGCGCGGCGACGTCCATCGCGCGGAAGGAGACGCGCCCGCGCACGTCGGGATCCCGGAGCTTCTCGTCTGCATTGGCGGCGGCGAGCCGGACCCCTGGCTCCGTGATGTCGATGCCGAGCGCCTCTGCGCCCGCGAGCGCCGCGCGGATCGGCAGATTCCCGTTGCCGGTGCCCACGTCGAGCAGTCGACGCCGCGTGAGCGCGCGGCCCTCGAGCATCGACGCTCCGAGCGCGACGCTGACGTCGGTCGACGCGGCTCCGCGCACGCCCGCGACACGATCCCAGTGATCGCGAGTGCCGTAGACGATGGTCATTTGATCGCCACGAAGCCTTCGAAACAGACGTACTTCATGATCGACATGACGTCGGTGAAGCCCGCGCGGCGGAGCAAATCGAGGTTGCCCTGGGTCGAGAACGGCTCGAGCACGCCTTTCAGGCTGCGCGTCTTCGCGACGATCTCTTCCGGAGCGAACTGCTGACGGATCTTGAACTCCGTGTACAGCGTGGTCGCGATGTCCTGGAAGCGCGCGTCACAGGCGCGCACCTTCTCGAAGAGCACGAGCGCGCCGCCCCAATTGAGCGACTCGTAGAGCTTCGTCAGCAGCTCCTGGCGCCATTTCGGCGGCACGAATTGCAGCGAATAGTACGAGACGATGAAGTCCGACTTCTCGAACTCGTAGTGGACCGCATCGGCGACCTGGAGCGAGACGTTCGGGAGCCCCTCGAGGTTCTCGCGCGCCTTCTCGATCATGCGCGGCTCGACGTCGATGCCGACCCACCGCGCGTCCTTGGTGCGATTGTGCCGCGCGAGCTTCGCGACGAGGTCGCCCGCCGAGACGCCGATCTCGTAACAGATGGACTCGTTGCGAACGAAGAAGTCGCTGAGCTGACAGACGAGATCGTGCCCGACGTCGTAGAGCGGGACCGAGCGACGAACGTGCGCGCTGAACGTCTTGGGCACGTCGGCCCCGAACGTCCAAGACGCGTTCCCCGCAGCGATGCCGTCGCCGACGGTCGCGCTGGTGTCACCGGGGTCGTGCGGGGCAGTGTCTGCGACGAGGCGATGAGTCATTTCGAGAGGGTCTCCTCGATGCGTGCGACACCGAGCTGATCTGCGATCGCCTGCTCGTGGATGCGCTCGAACAGCGCGCGCACGAGCACAGGAGACAGACCGAGGCTCAGTCCGGTCGCGATTCGATCGTCGACGAGCGCGAGAAACCGATTGGGCTGCACCACGGCGATTCCGGAGCGGCGTTTGACCTCGGCGATCGCCAGGACCACCCGTCGTCTCGCCGCGAGCGCCTCGAGCAGCGCCCGATCCGCGTCGTCGACTCGGCGCCTCAGCTCTTCGAGCGATTCCGTGCTCATCGCGATCGCTCTAGTCGACGATGAAGAGCGTGGCGCCGCCCGGCGCCGACGAGCGATGCGGCTCCGCGCCTTCCGCGACGACGTACGTCATGCCTTCGGTCAGCGTGAGCACACGACCGTCGGCGAGGTGCGTGACGAGCGTGCCCTCGAGCACGTGGAGCACGTGGCCGCGCTCGCACCAATGGTCGGCTTCGTAGCCGGGCGTGTACTCGACGCGTCGCACCCGGACGTTGCCCATCTCGAACGTGCGCCAGATGGCCTCGCCGCGGAGGCCCGCGTGGATCGTCGGCGCGATCGTCCGGAGATCCGTGGTCGTGAACGGGACGGACTCGATCTTCATGACGTCATCTCCGCGCGCACGACGCCGAGGCTCAGGAACGTCTCGAGCGCCGCGTCGTGCTCGTCGTCGTCGTCGGGGGGCAGGGAGGATCGGACCTCGTCGAACGAGCGAGGCGACGCGAGCGCGTCGAAGAGCTGCTTCGCAGTGCGCGAGAGCTCGGCGATGTCGTAGTCGCTATCGACCGAGGGCACGTAGACGAGGAAGTGCTCGGGCTCCGCTGCGGCGGTGTTCGCAGCGACGAGCTCGGGCTGCGCGAGCCACGAGGCGAGCGCGTGCGTCGTCGAGACGACGCGGCCCGTGCCCGACTGCACGTAGCGTCGCGGCTGCGGCTCGCCCTCGCTCGGGCGTGCAGGCCACGAGGACTCGGGCGCGTCGGCCAGCTGCCGAATCAGCGACACGACGGTGCTCTCGAGCGCGATCGTGTCGACGAGCTCGCGCACTGGCGCGCTCGGCGGGTGACGACGGAGGAAATCGAGGAAGGCCGCGCACGACCGATAGACGTGCGGTCCGTCGTCTCCATACCCGACCGAGCGCAGGTATCGTCGCGCGACCTCGCGCGTGTCGACACCCGCGGACTCCAGGAGACGCAGCGTGAGAGGCGCGCCCGTGCCCAGCGCGAAGAGCGCGCCGCGCTCGAGGCGGAATCGATACGTCTCCACTGCCCAGCGCGTCATCTTGCTGTGCGCTGCATAGTCCGCGGCGATGCGCGCCTCTTCGGGAGAGAGACCATGGGCGCGGCCATCGATCGCCCCTGCGAGCACACTCTCGTGCAGCTCGGGCTCACGCAGGATGCGCCGCCACGTCTTCCAGACGAGCTCAGCGTCCATGACATGCCTCTCGCGCCCCGGCGCGCGTCGTGCGGCGGCTCCGCGGACCATAAGCCGCGTCCCACGTCCGCCGCGCCCTCGTGAGGTCGGCGAGGATCATGTCGAGATCGCGCTCGCGATCGAGCACTCGAGTCGCGTCGTGGTGGCCACGACCCTGGAATTCGAGGAACACGGCGCCGACTCGGGTATGCTCGAGGACGTGCTGGAGCATCTCCCAGACGGGCTCCGGAACCGCGCTGTCGTGCCAGTCGTGATAGACGCCGTCGTGGAGGCTCCCGCCCGCGAGATGAATGGCGATCACGCGCTCGAGCGGGATGGTCGCGAGATAATCCCACGCGTCGAACCCGGGATGGTTCACCGAGTTCGTGTAGACGTTGTGGAGGTCGAGATGCAGGTACGTCCCTGCGCGCTCGACCAGCGCCGCGAGGAACTCGGCCTCGCGCATCTCGCTGCCCGGACAGACGACGTAATATGCAGCGTTCTCGTGCGCGAGCGGGATCCCGTAGAGATCTCCGAGCGCGCGCGCACGGCGGCCGACTCGCTCCACCTCCGACCGGGAGAACTGGAGCGGACTGCTCCAGATGTCCGACCACGAGGCGTCCGCATAGAAGCAGTGGTTGGACACCCACGGGCTCCCGATGTGCCGTGCGATGGGCACGTGTCGGCGAACCGCGGGCGTGCTCTCGAGCGGGTCGAACCCGAAGTCGCAGCCGTAGTTCGAGTGCGCGACGAGCGGCGCTCGTTTCGCCAGCTCCTCAAGCTGCTCGGCGGCTCCGGGCGCCATCACGACGCGCCCGTCGAGAGGGGCCATGACCGCGTCGAGCAACACCTCGAACGCGTCGACCTCGTGCTGGGCGAAGGGGAACCAGTCGTAGATCTCGGGATTGAACTGCAGGCCGACGCCGAGCTGCGGAACGGAGAGGTCGGAGACTGTCGTGCTCGTAGTCACTCGCTCTGCTCTCGGTCTCGATCGAATCCAGGGATGGTGAGTGCGGGCGACGGGTGCACTCCGTCGCCCGCAATCAAATCAGCAGACGACGATCGGACGGGCGACGCCCGCGCGGAGACCGGTCTTGACCACGAGCTTCTTCGCCTTCTTGCTGTTCATCGTCTTTCTCTTTCTTTCTTACTGCACAGGAGTGTTGTCGGCCTATCCGACATCACCCTGTCGCACATTGAAATCAGTTCTCGATGACGTCAATCGTGAATTCGAGAGCGCAGTTTGGAAAGGGAGAGTCGAGGTCAGATTTACAGCGCGCCTGGAGTGTGTGATTCAGCGGGGTTCTTGCGCGCGCGAGGTCGCCGATTGGCGACGCGTCCGTGGCAATTCGAGATCGCGGCTGACGGTGCGACGAGTCCCTTGCCGCGGCGCTCGGTTCCAATGCGGGCTCACTTGTGAACGAAGTGCTGCCGCACTCCTGGTACACGGCACTCGCTGCGGTCCAATCGCGCAATCTCGATTGGGCCCCCGACCGCGGTGACGGTGACGCGAGAGTCGCGCTGATCGCTGGCAATGCGAACGACGATGCTATGATTGGCGCTCTTCCGGGGCGGGCGTCGATTGGCGACTCATTTTTCTCGATCGATTCGCGCTCTCGAGGGTGAGCGCGCGCGAGGTGCATCACTGATCGTCGTGGGAATCGGCGCGGTGATCGTGGCCTGGGTCGTATGGGGCGCGTTCGCGCGAGTGACGCTCTGGGACGTTTCCGCGGACTCACGCGTGGAGTCGAGCGCGGCGGCGCACGTCGTCGGAGCGCCCCTCGCCGGACGTGTTCTCTCGGTCCACGTCGAGCTCGGGCAGCCGGTCGCCGCGGGGGACGTCCTGCTCGAGCTCGAGTCCGCGGAAATTCGCGCGGCGGAGCGCGAATCGGTCGCGACCCGCGACGCGCTCGCGGCACAGCTCGCCGCGATCGACGAGGAGATCGATGCTGCGCGAGGGCTCGTCGACGCGATCGGACGGGGCTCGCGCGGCGCGGTCGCCGAGGCCGATGCGGAGCGTGAGCGCGCGGACGCGGAGGCGCGCTGGGCGCGCGTCGAGCAGGCGCGCATCGCTCGTCTGGGCTCGGCAGGCGCGACCTCCGAGCGTGATCTCGCGCGCGCGGTGCTCGAGGCCGAGATGCACACGTCGCAGGCGCTGGCGGCCGCCCACGCGACGCAGCGCATCGCCGCGGACGCGCGCACCCGCGCGGCCGACGCGGTGGTCCGCCTCGAGAGCCTGCGACGCGAGCGGGTGCGTCTGCGCGGCGAGCACGCCGCGGAAGAAGCGCAGATCCAGCGCCTCGAGGTCGAGCTCGCGCGCCGCCGCATCGTCGCGCCGATCGCGGGGACCGTCGGGGAGCTCTCGGCGCTGCGGCCGGGCTCGGTCGTGACCGAAGGTGAGCGCTTGGTCGCGCTGGTGCCCGACGGGCCGCTGCGGGTCGTCGGGCATTTCGCCGCGAGCAGCGCGCTGGGGCGCGTGTCCCCGGGCCAGCGCGCGCAGATGCGCATGGACGCGTTCCCGTGGACGCGGTTCGGGATGATCGGGCTCGTCGTCGCGCGGGTGGGCAACGAGCCGCGCGACGGCCTCGTGCGCGTCGAGCTCGAGGTGACGCACGCGCCGAGCTCGATTCCGATCGCGCACGGGCTCGAGGGCAGCGTCGAAGTCGCGGTCGAGCGAGTGAGCCCGATCGAGCTCGTGCTGCGCGCGGTGGGTCAGGCGCTCGACGGCGACGTCGAGACCGGGCGCGGAGGAGCATCGCGATGAGATGGCTCGCTCCGGAGGTCGTGCAGACGTCGTCGATGGACTGCGGCCCTGCAGCGCTGAAGTGCCTCCTCGAAGGGTTCGGCGTGCACGTGGGGTACGGACGCCTGCGCGAGGCTTGTCACACCGACGTCGATGGGACGTCGATCGACACGCTCGAGGACGTCGCGCGTGCGCTCGGCCTCGACGCCGAGCAGCTGCTCGTTCCCTACGATCACGTGCTCGCGCCCGAGAGCGGATCGCTGCCCGCGATCGTGATCGTGCGACTCCCGAGCGGCTTCACGCACTTCGTCGTGATCTACCGCCGTCACGGGCCCTTCGTGCAGGTGATGGATCCCGCGACGGGGCGGCGGTGGACGACCGTCGCGCTGCTCCAGCGCGATCTCTACCAACACCGGATGGCGGTGCCGGCCGCTGCATTTCGCGAGTACGCGGTCTCGAAGGAGATGTCGGCGGTGCTCGATCGACGCATGGCGTCGATCGGCATCGAGAGCGCGGAGCGCGCGGCGCTGTGGGCGACCGCGATCGCCGATCCCGGGCCGTGGGGCATCGCGGCGCTCGACGCGGCCGTGCGCGTCGTGGCGGCGCTCGCGACCGCGGGAGAGCTCGAGCGCGGATCGGCATCGACGATCGTCGCGGCGCTCGCGCGACGCGCCGCCGAACATCCGAACGTCATTCCCGAGCGCATGTGGACTGCGCACCTGTGTCCGGCGGACGACGCCGACGAGCCGCACGTGATGATGCGCGGCGCGGTGGTGCTGCGCGCGAAAGGACTGATCGCGAAGACGGAAGGCGACGCGCTCGACACGCCCGACGCTGCCGAGTCCGAGGTCCTGCGTCGCGCGCTCGACGAGGCTCGCCCCGCCGCGCTCCGTGAGCTCGTCCGCGTGCTCGCGAAGGACGGTGTGGTCGCGCCGATCGCGTGCACGATCGCGATCGCGATGGCCGCGATCGGCGCGCTCGTGGAAGCGCTGCTCCTGCGAGGCATGCTCGATCTCGGGGTGATGCTCCCGCTGCGCGAGCAGCGCATCGCCGCGGTGCTCGCGATGATCGCGCTCCTGGCGACCACGATGGCGCTGGAGCTGCCACAGACCGCGATGGTGCAGACGCTGGGAAGGCGCCTCGAAGCGCGGCTCCGGGTCGCGCTCCAGACGAAGATCCCGCGCCTGCCCGATCGCTTCTTCCAGAGCCGGCTCACGTCGGACATGGCGCAGAGGAGCCACTCTTTGTCGTCGCTCCAAGCATTGCCGCGGCTCGGCGGGTCGTTGCTCGCGTCGTTCTTCGGATTGATCGCGACCGTGACCGGGCTCGTGTGGCTCGACCCTGCGGGCGCACCGATCGCGATCGAGTCGGCGGTGCTCGCGATCGTCCTTCCGCTCGTCTTCGTGCCGGTGCTCTCGGAGCGCGAGCTGCGCGTGCAGACGCACCT includes:
- a CDS encoding methyltransferase domain-containing protein; the encoded protein is MTHRLVADTAPHDPGDTSATVGDGIAAGNASWTFGADVPKTFSAHVRRSVPLYDVGHDLVCQLSDFFVRNESICYEIGVSAGDLVAKLARHNRTKDARWVGIDVEPRMIEKARENLEGLPNVSLQVADAVHYEFEKSDFIVSYYSLQFVPPKWRQELLTKLYESLNWGGALVLFEKVRACDARFQDIATTLYTEFKIRQQFAPEEIVAKTRSLKGVLEPFSTQGNLDLLRRAGFTDVMSIMKYVCFEGFVAIK
- a CDS encoding DUF692 domain-containing protein encodes the protein MTTSTTVSDLSVPQLGVGLQFNPEIYDWFPFAQHEVDAFEVLLDAVMAPLDGRVVMAPGAAEQLEELAKRAPLVAHSNYGCDFGFDPLESTPAVRRHVPIARHIGSPWVSNHCFYADASWSDIWSSPLQFSRSEVERVGRRARALGDLYGIPLAHENAAYYVVCPGSEMREAEFLAALVERAGTYLHLDLHNVYTNSVNHPGFDAWDYLATIPLERVIAIHLAGGSLHDGVYHDWHDSAVPEPVWEMLQHVLEHTRVGAVFLEFQGRGHHDATRVLDRERDLDMILADLTRARRTWDAAYGPRSRRTTRAGAREACHGR
- a CDS encoding DHCW motif cupin fold protein yields the protein MKIESVPFTTTDLRTIAPTIHAGLRGEAIWRTFEMGNVRVRRVEYTPGYEADHWCERGHVLHVLEGTLVTHLADGRVLTLTEGMTYVVAEGAEPHRSSAPGGATLFIVD
- a CDS encoding ATP-binding cassette domain-containing protein, encoding MRWLAPEVVQTSSMDCGPAALKCLLEGFGVHVGYGRLREACHTDVDGTSIDTLEDVARALGLDAEQLLVPYDHVLAPESGSLPAIVIVRLPSGFTHFVVIYRRHGPFVQVMDPATGRRWTTVALLQRDLYQHRMAVPAAAFREYAVSKEMSAVLDRRMASIGIESAERAALWATAIADPGPWGIAALDAAVRVVAALATAGELERGSASTIVAALARRAAEHPNVIPERMWTAHLCPADDADEPHVMMRGAVVLRAKGLIAKTEGDALDTPDAAESEVLRRALDEARPAALRELVRVLAKDGVVAPIACTIAIAMAAIGALVEALLLRGMLDLGVMLPLREQRIAAVLAMIALLATTMALELPQTAMVQTLGRRLEARLRVALQTKIPRLPDRFFQSRLTSDMAQRSHSLSSLQALPRLGGSLLASFFGLIATVTGLVWLDPAGAPIAIESAVLAIVLPLVFVPVLSERELRVQTHLGAIARYYLDALLGITAVRAHSAERAVRREHESLLVEWQRSARAMSSAAVRVDTLVALAGAALAIVSIAGYLARGGALGGSLLVAYWALAIPMLGEQVALSARLYPHVRGTFLRLLEPLDAPEDPVPDVVASGAAQDAVALRFDAVEVRAGGHRVLHDVELTIAAGEHVAIVGQSGAGKSSLLATLLGFYTPIHGEVRVDGAPLDPARLASLRRELAWIDPAVQLWNRSLLANLRYGADDPAIAPGRVLDEAHLLPILERLPDGLATPLGEGGALLSGGEGQRVRAARAFLRSNVRLALLDEPFRGLDRDARRTLTERARHIFREATLLAVTHDVRDTSSFDRVVVIEDGQVIEDGAPAELLAAEGSRYRALFDADVALADRLWGEGVFRRIHVSCGALREERAQ
- a CDS encoding chorismate mutase is translated as MSTESLEELRRRVDDADRALLEALAARRRVVLAIAEVKRRSGIAVVQPNRFLALVDDRIATGLSLGLSPVLVRALFERIHEQAIADQLGVARIEETLSK
- a CDS encoding HlyD family secretion protein; the protein is MGIGAVIVAWVVWGAFARVTLWDVSADSRVESSAAAHVVGAPLAGRVLSVHVELGQPVAAGDVLLELESAEIRAAERESVATRDALAAQLAAIDEEIDAARGLVDAIGRGSRGAVAEADAERERADAEARWARVEQARIARLGSAGATSERDLARAVLEAEMHTSQALAAAHATQRIAADARTRAADAVVRLESLRRERVRLRGEHAAEEAQIQRLEVELARRRIVAPIAGTVGELSALRPGSVVTEGERLVALVPDGPLRVVGHFAASSALGRVSPGQRAQMRMDAFPWTRFGMIGLVVARVGNEPRDGLVRVELEVTHAPSSIPIAHGLEGSVEVAVERVSPIELVLRAVGQALDGDVETGRGGASR